TTCAAGTTTTAGATCGATTCGCACTTGGGCTCACTGCGAATCGGACTACGTGATGTACTCCTCATGCATGGGCTGTCGTCGTCCCGATCCTGCAAAACAAATTCGCCTTTCCTTCCGATTTACCAGCAACGCCCGGCATCGCGGACTATCACTCTCTTGCCATCCTCTTCCGCCTGTTTCCTTCAGCCGCGGAAAATGTCATGAGCTCCCTCAAACCCGGTAACACACAAGATCCACAGGTCACTTCACTGCTTGGCAATCTGGGCGAATTGATCCGCGAAGCGCGTCAGAAGGTGCTGCGAGCGGTCGATACCGTTCAGGTGCAAACCTGTTGGCAGATCGGGCGGCATATTGTGGAGTTCGAACAGGAAGGCGCTCGGCGGGCGGTGTATGGCAAGCAGCTGCTATCGACGCTGGCGAAAGTACTGACGTCGGAGTTCGGGAAAGGCTTCGACGCTTCCAACCTTCGCTATATGCGCCTGTTCTATCAAGCATTCCCAATTCGTGACGCACTGCGTCACGAATTGAGCTGGACCCACTATCGCAGACTGCTACGAGTCGACAACGACAACGCTCGCCATTGGTACATGAACGAATCTGCTCTGCAGAACTGGTCAAGTCGCGCCCTCGAGCGTCAGATCAATACCCTCTATTACGAACGCCTGCTGGCGAGCCGCGACCGGGCTGCCGTCAAACAGGAAGCCGCCACCAACATCCAGCAAATGAACGCCAGCCCTCGGGATTTCATCCGCGACCCAGTGCTACTGGAATTTCTCGGCCTGCCCAATGCGGGCTTGATCCAGGAAAACGAACTTGAACAAGCACTGATCAATCAACTCCAGGGCTTTCTGCTCGAATTGGGCAAAGGCTTCGCCTTCATTGCTCGCCAGCAACGCATCAGTACCGAGAGCAAAGACTTCTACATCGATCTGGTGTTCTACAACTACCTGCTCAAGTGCTTCGTCATCTTCGACCTCAAGCGCGGCGTACTGACCCACCAGGATGTCGGCCAGATGGACATGTACGTGCGCATGTACGACGACCTCAAGCGCGGACCGGAGGATAGCCCCACCGTCGGCCTCATTCTCTGTGCGCAAAAAGATGAATCGGTGGTGCGCTATTCAGTGCTGCAAGGCAACGAACAACTGTTCGCCAGTACCTACAGACTGGTGCTGCCGAGCGAGGAGGAACTTCGCACAGAACTGGATCGG
This genomic stretch from Pseudomonas wuhanensis harbors:
- a CDS encoding PDDEXK nuclease domain-containing protein; translation: MSSLKPGNTQDPQVTSLLGNLGELIREARQKVLRAVDTVQVQTCWQIGRHIVEFEQEGARRAVYGKQLLSTLAKVLTSEFGKGFDASNLRYMRLFYQAFPIRDALRHELSWTHYRRLLRVDNDNARHWYMNESALQNWSSRALERQINTLYYERLLASRDRAAVKQEAATNIQQMNASPRDFIRDPVLLEFLGLPNAGLIQENELEQALINQLQGFLLELGKGFAFIARQQRISTESKDFYIDLVFYNYLLKCFVIFDLKRGVLTHQDVGQMDMYVRMYDDLKRGPEDSPTVGLILCAQKDESVVRYSVLQGNEQLFASTYRLVLPSEEELRTELDREWAVLEERLLKQRPR